The stretch of DNA AGAGAAACTCATCAATTTTTGACTTATTTGAGCCGTCCTTTATGAAGAATTTATTAATAGACAAAATTTGTCCTCCGAGACTTTCGTGTAATCGGCCAATATTTCCCATATTATTCCTTTAACATGATTCAGTATATTTACGCACCAAAGCTAAATCAGAGATGTATTATATATTTGTATCGAAAGTCGACAAGAATTTCTAAATAAAAAGTGAATACAACGAAGGTTAATAATAGATATGCTTACCAGAGACTCTTCTTAAAGCGTGCACTATGCATTATTAAAGGGATGTGATAGTTACTTATTAGCTTGTATTATTTCCCCTCATGACAAGCCAATTCTACATGAGTTAATGTATCAAAGTAAGGTGAACCTCTACCGAAAGCTCTAGGAATATATTTTTTTATCTTTCTTCCACGATGGGTGGCTGCATGTATTATTATAAGCTTCTCTATATCAAGCCCTTTGTGTTCAGCATTAGCCTCTAACTCTGTTAGCAGCTTTAGAATCTCGTCGGTTGCTTTAATAGGGTATCTTCCAGCATAGAATTTAGCATCTTGTTGTTTATGTGGGACGCCACCTTTATAATGCCTAATAGGAATGGTTTTTTTCATTGCAATAACGTCTTCGAGCAATTTTTTCGCATCTTCAATTTTCATGCCTTTAATAGTATTGCATACTTCTCTAGCATCCTTGGGAGATATTCTAATTTCTCTTTTTGCGCATTTTACAGTTTTACTAGGATCAATGTCCCTTATTGAATAAAGCCATGTTGGCATTTTCGAGAAACCTTTTGTGATTTATTTTTTAAGATTTTTAATTTAAAAATGCGAACTACTTAAGAGGTACGTACATACTCGATCTTGAGGCGCCTATACCTGGAGTGCCATGTGTAACTCTTCGATTTGTAATTGCAAACTCACCCAGA from Candidatus Bathyarchaeota archaeon encodes:
- a CDS encoding 50S ribosomal protein L22, producing MPTWLYSIRDIDPSKTVKCAKREIRISPKDAREVCNTIKGMKIEDAKKLLEDVIAMKKTIPIRHYKGGVPHKQQDAKFYAGRYPIKATDEILKLLTELEANAEHKGLDIEKLIIIHAATHRGRKIKKYIPRAFGRGSPYFDTLTHVELACHEGK